Proteins encoded by one window of Myripristis murdjan chromosome 1, fMyrMur1.1, whole genome shotgun sequence:
- the taf5l gene encoding TAF5-like RNA polymerase II p300/CBP-associated factor-associated factor 65 kDa subunit 5L, whose product MKRIRTEQIQYAVAQYLKRRQYVDTEGSLKGAKLSQTAEEMAASLTVQAESGCANIVSAAPCQSDPQQYETQYSRLRTFLSEAEVPWAKEVSSILYPLFVYLHLDMVRCGLKGAVDGFYSRFHGAFLQDSEQRATIEQLRHVLTAQDVTANPKLSAFLEHKYVVHLTEPAYSYLLRYLQSEDNSALCRALSTHVQVEVTASRRTDYQLYGAACGPTAAPNTTSSWVGVDGAEGGEGVEVPAGIPQNEAALEALQDCIKKVREGPPSLTTVCFYAFHHTEQLLNTAEVSADSRLLAAGFDSSTVKLWSLRARKLKAKPHQADVSRVHLACDLLEEELDEEDGSGSEIKTLRGHSGPVFRTAFLTDSSGLLSCSEDTSIRYWDLGSFTNTALYQGHTYPVWDVDVSPCSLYFASSSHDRTARLWTFSRTYPLRLYAGHLADVDCVKFHPNSNYLATGSTDKTVRLWSTQQGASVRLFTGHRGPVLSLAFSPNGKYLASAGEDQRVKLWDLASGTLFKDLRGHTDSVTSLSFSPDSSLVASSSMDNSVRVWDIRNSHGGTPADGSSSELVGLYTGNTSNVLNVQFMACNLLLVTGTAQEKAEQ is encoded by the exons ATGAAGCGGATTCGCACGGAGCAGATCCAGTACGCTGTGGCTCAGTACCTGAAGAGGAGGCAGTACGTGGACACCGAGGGCTCGCTGAAAGGGGCGAAACTCTCCCAGACGGCCGAGGAGATGGCTGCCAGCCTCACCG TCCAGGCGGAGTCGGGCTGTGCCAACATCGTCTCTGCTGCTCCTTGCCAGTCTGACCCGCAGCAGTATGAGACACAATATTCCAGACTGCGCACCTTCCTCTCAG AAGCGGAGGTGCCTTGGGCCAAGGAAGTAAGCAGCATCCTCTACCCGCTCTTTGTGTACCTACACCTGGACATGGTGCGCTGTGGCCTGAAGGGGGCAGTAGATGGTTTCTACAGCCGTTTCCACGGTGCTTTCCTTCAGGACAGCGAGCAGCGTGCGACCATTGAGCAGCTTCGCCACGTTCTGACGGCGCAGGACGTCACAGCCAATCCCAAGCTGAGTGCCTTCCTGGAGCACAAGTACGTGGTTCACCTGACGGAGCCAGCCTACAGCTACCTGCTGCGCTACCTGCAGAGTGAGGACAATAGCGCCCTCTGCAGGGCTCTCAGCACCCATGTGCAGGTAGAGGTCACCGCCTCGAGGCGCACGGACTACCAACTTTATGGGGCGGCCTGCGGACCCACTGCCGCCCCAAACACAACCTCATCCTGGGTGGGAGTCGATGGggcggagggaggggagggggtcgAGGTTCCAGCCGGGATCCCGCAGAACGAGGCGGCTCTCGAGGCTCTACAGGACTGCATCAAGAAAGTGCGTGAGGGCCCGCCATCACTTACGACCGTGTGTTTCTACGCCTTCCACCACACGGAACAGCTGCTGAACACTGCCGAAGTGTCCGCTGACAGTCGGCTGCTCGCCGCCGGGTTCGACAGCTCGACGGTGAAGCTGTGGAGCCTCAGGGCCCGGAAGCTGAAGGCCAAGCCGCATCAGGCCGATGTGTCACGGGTCCACCTGGCCTGCGACttgctggaggaggaa cTGGATGAGGAGGACGGCTCTGGCAGTGAGATCAAGACGCTGCGTGGCCACAGCGGTCCGGTGTTTCGCACCGCCTTTCTAACGGACAGCTCGGGCCTTCTGTCCTGCTCCGAGGACACGTCCATCCGCTACTGGGATCTGGGCAGCTTCACCAACACGGCGCTGTACCAAGGTCACACCTACCCAGTGTGGGACGTGGACGTCAGCCCCTGCAGCCTCTACTTCGCCAGCAGCTCCCACGACCGCACCGCCCGCCTCTGGACGTTCTCCCGCACGTACCCGCTGCGGCTGTACGCCGGCCACCTGGCCGACGTGGACTGCGTCAAGTTCCACCCCAACTCCAACTACCTGGCCACCGGCTCCACAGATAAGACTGTGCGTCTGTGGAGCACCCAGCAGGGGGCGTCGGTCCGCCTCTTCACAGGCCACCGTGGCCCGGTTCTGTCCCTGGCTTTCTCGCCCAACGGGAAGTACCTGGCTTCCGCCGGTGAGGACCAGAGGGTGAAGCTGTGGGACTTGGCCTCGGGGACGCTGTTCAAAGACCTGCGAGGCCACACAGACAGCGTCACCAGCCTGTCCTTCAGCCCGGACAGCAGTCTGGTGGCCTCGTCGTCCATGGACAACTCGGTCAGGGTGTGGGACATCCGAAACTCCCACGGCGGGACGCCGGCGGACGGCTCGTCCAGCGAGCTCGTGGGACTGTACACTGGAAACACCAGCAACGTGCTGAACGTCCAGTTCATGGCCTGCAACCTGCTCCTGGTGACAGGAACCGCACAAGAAAAAGCAGAACAGTAG